TGATGACCATGCTAAATATGTGTGAGCCAGAAAGTTCATTGAACTGTGATCCTAAAAGGCCAAAATTACTTAAAATAGTTTATGACAGATGCTGTTAAAAATTTGGTACAGCCTGTAGATATTAAAAATTATTTATATTTGTATAGGTTGCGAAGTCAAGGAGATTTACATTTTATAAAGCGGATTTGAGCATGCAGAAAAATGTTTTTCTAGGTGATGAAGCCATTGCCCAGGGGGCAATGGATGCCGGGATATCGAGTATATATGCTTATCCGGGAACTCCTTCAACCGAGATTCTTGAATTCGTTATAGATTCTATAAAGACACGCCGTCATTCCATTCATGCAGCCTGGTGTACGAATGAAAAAACAGCCATGGAAGCAGCTCTCGGAGTCTCTTATGCAGGTAAGAGAGCCATGGTTTGTATGAAACATGTCGGATTGAATGTTGCTGCCGATCCATTCATCAATTCTGCAATAACCGGAGCCAATGGAGGTTTGATCATTATCGCTGCTGATGATCCATCGATGCACTCCTCACAAAACGAACAGGATTCTCGTTTTTATGGAAAATTTGCCATGATACCTATACTGGAACCCTGTAACCAGCAGGAAGCCTATGATATGGTTTTTTATGGTTTCAATCTGTCAGAACTTTACGGGATTCCAGTTTTATTGCGGTTAACAACTCGCCTAGCCCACTCCCGTGCTGGCATTATCCGTAAGGATACTGTGGAACAGAATGAACTTCATTTACCTGCTGATCCGCGTCAATTCATTCTTTTACCAGTCATTGCCCGTCAACGGTTTAAGGCTCTTCTTCAAAGTCAGCTGTCATTTATTGCAGAATCTGAGAAATCACCGTATAATTATTATTTTGAAGGGGACAATAAAAAACTTGGCATCATCACAGCCGGGCTTGCATATAATTATCTTTTAGAAAATTATCCTGACCGTATTGTGCCATATCCGATTCTTAAAATAGGTCAATATCCGCTGCCACGAACAAAAATTGAACGGATTATCAGTGAATGCGAAAGGATTCTGGTACTGGAAGATGGTTATCCTTTCATCGAAGAGATGTTGCGGAGCTATCTCAATCACCATAAGATCATTGGAGGCAGGATGGATGGAAGCATTCCCCTTGATGGCGAACTGACACCATGCAAGGTAGCCACTGCATTAAATCTGCCTACCTGCGAAGGGTCACCTATCCCGAGTATTGTGCGTCCACGACCACCATCATTATGTAAGGGTTGTCCGCATATCTATTCATATAATGCCTTGAATGAGGCTCTTACAGGATATTCGAAGGGAAGGGTGTTCTCCGATATAGGGTGTTATACACTTGGAGCCCTTTCACCCTACCATGCTATAAATACCTGTGTGGACATGGGTGCCTCCATTACGATGGCTAAAGGTGCTGCCGATGCCGGGCTAACACCCGTTGTGGCCGTCATCGGTGATTCCACTTTTGCCCACTCCGGAATAACCGGATTGCTCGACGCAGTGAATTACAAAACGCC
The nucleotide sequence above comes from Bacteroidota bacterium. Encoded proteins:
- a CDS encoding thiamine pyrophosphate-dependent enzyme; translated protein: MQKNVFLGDEAIAQGAMDAGISSIYAYPGTPSTEILEFVIDSIKTRRHSIHAAWCTNEKTAMEAALGVSYAGKRAMVCMKHVGLNVAADPFINSAITGANGGLIIIAADDPSMHSSQNEQDSRFYGKFAMIPILEPCNQQEAYDMVFYGFNLSELYGIPVLLRLTTRLAHSRAGIIRKDTVEQNELHLPADPRQFILLPVIARQRFKALLQSQLSFIAESEKSPYNYYFEGDNKKLGIITAGLAYNYLLENYPDRIVPYPILKIGQYPLPRTKIERIISECERILVLEDGYPFIEEMLRSYLNHHKIIGGRMDGSIPLDGELTPCKVATALNLPTCEGSPIPSIVRPRPPSLCKGCPHIYSYNALNEALTGYSKGRVFSDIGCYTLGALSPYHAINTCVDMGASITMAKGAADAGLTPVVAVIGDSTFAHSGITGLLDAVNYKTPVTVMILDNYTTAMTGGQPSAGEGKLEAICLAVGVEKEHLHVLSPIPKEHEKNTEILKKELAYNGVSVIIPRRECIQTATKRLREERIEKLQKQEA